One Helicobacter cetorum MIT 00-7128 DNA window includes the following coding sequences:
- the ruvA gene encoding Holliday junction branch migration protein RuvA, protein MIVGLKGIVEKISALEVHMEVHGVIYGVQVSMRTSAALKLNQETHLKILQVIKEDAHLLYGFLEEAEKILFERLLKINGVGGRIALAILSSFAPSEFENIIASKEVKALQQVPGIGKKLADKIMVDLIGFFIQDETKPTYNEAFLALESLGFKNTEINKVLKTLQPNLSTEMAIKEALQRLRS, encoded by the coding sequence GTGATTGTAGGTTTAAAAGGCATTGTAGAAAAAATTTCAGCCCTAGAAGTGCATATGGAAGTGCATGGGGTTATTTATGGGGTGCAAGTTTCTATGCGCACAAGTGCCGCATTAAAACTCAATCAAGAAACACATTTAAAAATCTTGCAAGTGATTAAAGAAGACGCTCATCTTTTATACGGATTTTTAGAAGAGGCAGAAAAAATTCTTTTTGAAAGGCTTTTAAAAATTAATGGGGTAGGGGGGCGAATCGCACTAGCTATTCTTTCAAGCTTTGCGCCTAGTGAATTTGAAAATATTATTGCCTCTAAAGAGGTTAAAGCCCTCCAGCAAGTTCCCGGAATTGGCAAGAAACTTGCTGATAAGATTATGGTAGATTTAATTGGCTTTTTTATTCAAGATGAGACTAAGCCTACTTATAATGAGGCATTTTTGGCTTTAGAGAGTTTAGGGTTTAAAAACACAGAGATTAATAAGGTTTTAAAAACTCTTCAGCCAAATCTTAGCACTGAAATGGCAATCAAAGAGGCTTTACAGCGCTTACGCTCCTAA
- a CDS encoding FapA family protein, with the protein MSLEHFAPKTIAQCKDIKKELEKVANENQLDIQEVWFEILKTSIFVKPSAKDEFSEALSGELQQLEEDEYYEKKELLIYQAHDIRVKALPFERFFKVEVSAEADSLDIVLDDCFIVLDNEEYFQEIFGYIKECMAFEGVIMRQLPKMYERLKTLLRQYKDKKITSKRLNLQTSSHFIPNVEEKPVFLLEEEYIPTHKAPLNEEESAPRECYYASKENQVVARVAYPKQGVNGRNLKGFYIEVPKAPNTPTPIGYDKNFFEEKNQAGALIYCSRALQYVKMEKGRLVAKRDFEFEEMKSTNTPNLLGGVESGITLEIKAKDALSDAIDSNVILEASTINVRGNVGKDVILVADEIMIEGQVHHESYIYANKVHISNHKGVCYAKEFECKYLERGKVYADNVKMQVSAGSVIYAKHIELEKLKSDNKLYFSEQCLIDEVDGNGNRFIFYAFGGHENQEKLKEAKILLNQFGLKSKKIISQHQVLSRLVQNNQETMQKLKNATEEIRRSLMQQASVKEAYNEFMIALRRLKILKAQMLELQKLHNECYAKLVSIENSMPKASILTKSPFKQENIVIYHRNYPKVSNLTTMLNHNENVNIVYEPKENKIKKLFKGNIAPRMGGSK; encoded by the coding sequence ATGAGTTTGGAGCATTTTGCCCCAAAAACCATTGCGCAGTGCAAGGATATAAAAAAAGAGCTGGAAAAAGTCGCTAATGAAAATCAATTAGATATTCAAGAAGTATGGTTTGAGATTTTAAAGACTTCTATTTTTGTTAAACCAAGCGCTAAAGATGAATTTAGCGAGGCTTTGAGTGGGGAGTTACAACAGCTAGAAGAAGATGAATATTATGAAAAAAAGGAGCTCTTGATTTATCAAGCGCATGATATTAGGGTTAAGGCATTACCATTTGAGCGCTTTTTTAAAGTGGAGGTGAGTGCTGAGGCAGACAGCCTAGATATTGTGCTAGATGATTGTTTTATTGTATTAGATAATGAAGAGTATTTTCAAGAAATATTTGGCTATATCAAAGAGTGCATGGCATTTGAGGGGGTTATTATGCGCCAACTCCCAAAAATGTATGAGCGCCTAAAAACCTTATTAAGACAATATAAAGATAAAAAAATCACTTCTAAGCGTTTGAATTTGCAAACTTCATCGCATTTTATTCCTAATGTTGAAGAAAAGCCTGTTTTTTTGTTAGAAGAAGAATACATTCCTACCCATAAAGCTCCTTTAAATGAAGAAGAAAGCGCTCCAAGGGAATGCTACTATGCCTCTAAAGAAAATCAAGTGGTCGCTAGAGTCGCTTACCCTAAGCAAGGGGTTAATGGGCGCAATTTAAAAGGGTTTTATATTGAAGTGCCAAAAGCCCCTAATACACCTACGCCTATAGGCTATGACAAGAACTTTTTTGAAGAGAAAAATCAAGCCGGAGCGCTTATTTATTGCTCTAGGGCCTTACAATATGTCAAAATGGAAAAAGGGCGTTTAGTTGCTAAAAGAGATTTTGAATTTGAGGAAATGAAATCCACTAACACGCCTAATCTTTTAGGGGGTGTAGAAAGTGGCATTACTTTAGAGATTAAGGCTAAAGATGCCTTAAGCGATGCAATAGATTCTAATGTGATTTTAGAGGCTAGCACTATTAATGTAAGGGGGAATGTGGGTAAAGATGTCATTCTTGTAGCTGATGAAATTATGATTGAGGGGCAAGTCCATCATGAAAGTTATATTTATGCTAACAAGGTGCATATAAGCAATCATAAGGGTGTGTGCTATGCCAAAGAATTTGAATGTAAGTATTTAGAGCGTGGGAAAGTCTATGCGGATAATGTCAAAATGCAAGTGAGTGCAGGAAGTGTCATCTATGCCAAGCATATTGAATTAGAAAAACTCAAATCAGATAATAAATTGTATTTTTCAGAACAATGCTTAATAGATGAGGTAGATGGCAATGGTAATCGTTTCATTTTCTATGCTTTTGGAGGGCATGAAAACCAAGAAAAATTAAAAGAGGCAAAAATTTTATTGAATCAATTTGGCTTAAAATCTAAAAAGATTATTTCCCAACACCAAGTATTAAGCCGTTTAGTCCAAAATAACCAAGAGACTATGCAAAAGCTTAAAAACGCCACTGAAGAAATTAGGCGTTCTTTAATGCAACAAGCAAGCGTAAAAGAGGCTTATAATGAATTTATGATAGCTTTAAGGCGTTTAAAGATTTTAAAAGCTCAAATGCTAGAGTTACAAAAACTCCATAACGAATGCTATGCTAAGCTTGTTAGCATTGAAAATAGCATGCCAAAAGCAAGCATTCTTACCAAAAGCCCTTTTAAACAAGAAAATATTGTGATTTATCATCGCAACTACCCTAAAGTAAGCAATTTAACCACCATGCTTAATCACAATGAAAATGTAAATATTGTCTATGAGCCCAAAGAAAATAAAATCAAAAAACTCTTTAAGGGCAATATAGCACCTAGAATGGGAGGTTCTAAGTGA